From the genome of Aspergillus fumigatus Af293 chromosome 1, whole genome shotgun sequence, one region includes:
- a CDS encoding chromatin structure-remodeling complex subunit RSC7 produces the protein MARKLRAAAQAAAKSMKNVPPPLPDASDEEMADAPPSRESSPAEDPGEPSEKESDVEPQPEQPQEEEKAPEPATPAPESTAQESNLVSQADTPTQNLGRPAIPRKRRPGRPPKNRPPDWDLADGSAPPPAHSGTPAKRRRGRPAASGGRWARNRGPSHVTQVPIDKEGNMMDVIDDEVALPPDPEGETKVDKNGVLKDGREYRVRTFTILNRGDRLYMLSTEPARCIGFRDSYLFFQKHKLLYKIIIDDEAKRDLIDREIIPHSYKGRAIGVVTARSVFREFGAKIIVGGRKIIDDYNVQAARERGDVEGELAVPEDKLPPPGEPYNKNQYVAWHGASSVYHTNAPSLPLPTGKAIDSKKRKVTVTGDNWMLEHAREASSFNSLILNARRANLEGVYDIHTNAIHYPKIMQPSHARWERVPPPDPRATAKLAKGLSTLSLTNGTDEGEAEPPADHTTEEPTDTEHQTIFSTIPPALSRRFAIHDTVFETPPYSNMGIPGPDGDVHDLGSNGLISTADSLHPEFVGPEILAELPPECKEALVEAAAREWEWKSKWRSEAIDGQRTTPLKSYAWFP, from the exons ATGGCGAGGAAGTTAAGAGCAGCTGCGCAGGCAGCTGCTAAATCAATGA AAAATGTACCGCCGCCGCTCCCCGACGCATCGGACGAAGAAATGGCAGACGCGCCCCCATCACGCGAATCTTCGCCAGCTGAGGACCCCGGCGAGCCCTCAGAAAAAGAGTCCGACGTCGAACCTCAACCAGAACAACcccaggaggaagagaaagcacCAGAACCAGCCACACCCGCCCCAGAGTCCACCGCTCAGGAATCAAATCTCGTGTCGCAAGCAGACACACCCACGCAAAATCTCGGCCGTCCCGCGATTCCCCGAAAACGCCGTCCTGGGCGTCCACCTAAGAATCGTCCTCCCGACTGGGATTTGGCAGACGGCAGTGCGCCGCCGCCAGCGCATTCGGGCACACCGGCGAAACGACGACGTGGTCGTCCTGCGGCGAGTGGTGGAAGATGGGCGCGCAACCGGGGCCCATCGCATGTTACACAGGTGCCGATTGACAAGGAAGGGAACATGATGGATGTCATCGACGACGAGGTAGCGCTTCCGCCCGACCCAGAGGGCGAGACCAAGGTCGACAAGAACGGGGTTCTCAAGGATGGTCGAGAATACCGGGTTCGCACGTTTACCATTCTCAACCGCGGAGATCGGTTGTACATGTTGTCGACGGAACCGGCACGCTGCATTGGCTTCAGGGATTCGTATCTGTTCTTCCAGAAACACAAGCTTCTGtacaagatcatcatcgacgaTGAGGCCAAACGAGATCTCATCGATCGAGAGATTATCCCCCACTCCTACAAAGGGCGTGCCATCGGTGTCGTGACGGCTCGGTCGGTGTTTCGCGAATTTGGTGCCAAAATCATTGTCGGTGGGCGGAAGATCATCGACGACTACAACGTCCAGGCGGCGAGAGAGCgtggagatgttgagggcGAGCTTGCCGTTCCAGAAGACAAGCTACCTCCCCCAGGTGAGCCGTACAACAAAAACCAGTACGTCGCGTGGCACGGTGCCAGCAGCGTCTACCACACCAACGCCCCGTCTCTGCCGCTACCCACCGGCAAGGCTATAGACTCGAAAAAGCGCAAGGTGACTGTGACGGGCGATAACTGGATGCTTGAGCATGCCCGGGAGGCCAG TTCCTTCAACTCGCTTATCCTGAATGCGCGCCGCGCGAATCTGGAAGGTGTCTACGACATCCACACCAATGCTATCCACTACCCCAAGATCATGCAGCCATCGCACGCCCGCTGGGAGCGTGTTCCACCCCCGGACCCGCGGGCCACCGCCAAACTCGCCAAGGGGCTGTCCACGCTGAGCCTGACAAATGGAACGGACGAGGGCGAGGCCGAACCACCCGCCGACCACACGACCGAAGAGCCGACAGACACCGAGCACCAaaccatcttctccacgATTCCCCCTGCGCTCTCGCGCCGGTTCGCAATCCACGACACCGTCTTCGAGACACCCCCGTACTCCAACATGGGCATTCCCGGCCCGGACGGCGACGTGCACGATCTCGGCAGCAACGGCCTCATCAGTACCGCCGACTCGCTGCACCCGGAATTCGTCGGCCCAGAGATCCTCGCGGAGCTGCCACCAGAGTGCAAGGAGGCGCTCGTCGAGGCCGCTGCCCGCGAGTGGGAATGGAAGTCGAAATGGCGCAGCGAAGCGATAGACGGGCAACGCACGACGCCGCTGAAGAGCTATGCTTGGTTTCCGTAG
- a CDS encoding ESCRT-III subunit protein SNF7, with protein sequence MWSWFGGAAAQKRKDAPKNAILLLREQLDMLQKREKHLEHLMEEQEAVARKNVSTNKNAAKAALRRKKVHEKNLEQTTAQIAQLEQQIYSIEAANINQETLNAMKAAGAAMTQIHGSMTIDKVDETMDQLREQHQLSEEIAQAITNNPLGEQPDETELEAELEGLEQEVMDERMLKTGSVPVADLNRLPAAGNRELEAKTKQAEEEDEEAELEKLRAEMAMG encoded by the exons ATGTGGTCCTGGTTCGGCGGTGCCGCCGCTCAAAAGCGCAAGGATGCGCCCAAGAACGCGATCCTCCTCCTGCGAGAGCAGCTGGATatgctgcagaagagagaaaagcaCTTGGAGCACCTGATGGAGGAACAGGAGGCAGTCGCTCGCAAGAACGTCTCGACGAATAAAAATG CTGCCAAAGCCGCCCtgcgaaggaagaaggtcCACGAGAAGAATCTCGAACAGACAACTGCGCAGATCGCCCAGCTCGAACAGCAGATCTACTCGATCGAAGCGGCGAATATCAACCAGGAGACTTTGAACGCAATGAAGGCCGCCGGCGCTGCCATGACACAGATCCATGGCTCGATGACGATCGACAAGGTTGATGAGACGAT GGACCAACTTCGGGAGCAACACCAACTCAGCGAGGAAATCGCACAGGCTATCACAAACAACCCTCTGGGCGAACAGCCCGACGAGACCGAACTGGAGGCGGAGCTCGAGGGTCTCGAACAGGAAGTCATGGACGAGCGCATGCTCAAGACCGGGTCGGTGCCCGTCGCCGACCTCAACCGGTTACCTGCCGCCGGCAACAGAGAAC TCGAAGCCAAAACAAAGcaggcggaagaggaagacgaggaggcagaactggagaagctgcgcGCCGAGATGGCCATGGGCTGA
- a CDS encoding nuclear telomere cap complex subunit Ten1 produces MNGPPPSTRAFLSDLPSLPTGSKVRFLGCVRTYNIPTGHLILEHDYPRRRFSTTAGTEPASVAVDVNAVLESVTAEELRVGAWVNVVGYVRSWDSDGGDADALRKLRMSSPVYVEAVIVFSAGVIELGEYERVLREALEVVRRIPRPD; encoded by the exons ATGAATGGCCCGCCCCCTTCTACGCGAGCCTTTCTCTCCGACCTCCCTTCTCTCCCGACAGGCTCCAAAGTTCGCTTTCTTGGCTG CGTGAGAACCTACAATATTCCTACAGGCCATTTAATCCTAGAACACGACTATCCCCGCCGTAGATTTTCCACCACCGCAGGCACAGAACCTGCCTCTGTGGCCGTGGATGTCAACGCGGTTCTGGAATCTGTGACGGCGGAGGAACTGCGTGTCGGGGCTTGGGTCAATGTCGTGGGTTATGTGAGGAGCTGGGACTCGGACGGCGGTGATGCAGATGCCCTCCGCAAGCTAAGAATGTCGAGTCCGGTATATGTGGAGGCTGTGATTGTTTTCTCAGCAGGTGTGATTGAGCTGGGCGAGTATGAAAGGGTTCTGAGGGAAGCGTTGGAGGTAGTGAGGAGGATTCCGAGGCCGGATTGA
- a CDS encoding MFS transporter translates to MSQPRKWPEPSQQEALPADVESIGESTTSDDTIDQLEALRTLNTRASRLSEPSLARKVTSIGTTGTTDPNFEVDYEGDDDQANPKNWSFRYKAMAMAFLSFNTLIVVLYSTSYTSGIAAIASDFHTSETIVTLGLTFYLVGLAIGSMFMAPMSEIYGRKPVSVGCLFVFTVLIIPCALSKSVEELIIVRFIGAFFGSVMISSAPGMVADLVQEDKRALAMSIWSIGPVNGPVLGPIIGGFVTQYLGWRWMDWIALILSGVALAFSCIMRETYSPVILKKKAATLRKETGEPRWWSRYDQKMSLGELLKLNLSRPFVMAVTEPICIFWNIYIAIVYGILYLCFTAYPIVFRQIRGWSLGLSGLAFSGIGIGCLITIACEPLIRRLINSHKIDPETGKVAPEAMVSIVCISAVLIPAGELWFAWTCAPASIHWVVPIFAGVLFGAGNTGVFIYASNYLTQSYGVYAASAMAGNSVIRSILGGVLPLVGSYMYAGIGPNWSGTLLGLLEVAIIPIPFVFYKYGYKIRRKSALIMRMQMDQMRLEGKRKRLVQRTEGNAATEQVKVEV, encoded by the exons ATGTCGCAACCTAGGAAATGGCCCGAGCCCAGCCAGCAAGAAGCCTTGCCGGCAGACGTAGAGTCCATCGGCGagtccaccacctccgaCGATACAATCGACCAACTGGAAGCGCTGCGGACTCTGAATACACGAGCATCACGACTGTCAGAGCCGTCTCTGGCAAGAAAAGTGACATCGATTGGCACCACTGGCACCACCGATCCCAACTTTGAGGTCGACTATGAGGGTGACGACGATCAAGCGAATCCGAAGAATTGGTCGTTTCGATACAAAGCCATGGCTATGGCGTTCCTGTCCTTCAACACATTGATTGT TGTTCTCTACTCGACTTCCTATACCTCTGGCATAGCAGCTATCGCGTCCGACTTCCACACGTCAGAGACAATCGTCACTCTGGGCTTGACCTTCTACCTGGTTGGCCTGGCCATCGGGTCGATGTTCATGGCTCCGATGAGCGAAATATACGGCCGCAAGCCGGTCTCCGTCGGCTGTCTGTTTGTTTTCACCGTCCTGATTATTCCCTGTGCGCTCAGCAAGTCTGTCGAGGAACTCATCATCGTCCGCTTCATTGGTGCCTTCTTCGGTAGTGTCATGATCTCTAGCGCTCCCGGTATGGTTGCCGACCTGGTGCAAGAGGACAAGCGAGCCCTGGCAATGTCCATCTGGAGTATCGGTCCTGTCAATGGCCCAG TACTGGGCCCGATCATTGGCGGTTTCGTGACGCAGTATCTGGGTTGGCGGTGGATGGACTGGATTGCCCTCATACTGTCTGGAGTTGCGCTGGCCTTCTCGTGCATCATGAGAGAGACATATAGCCCGGtcattttgaagaagaaggcggccaCACTCCGTAAAGAAACGGGTGAGCCACGCTGGTGGAGTCGCTACGACCAGAAGATGAGCCTCGGCGAGCTCTTGAAGCTGAACCTGAGCCGTCCGTTTGTGATGGCGGTCACCGAACCCATTTG TATCTTCTGGAACATTTACATCGCCATTGTGTACGGTATTCTTTACCTCTGTTTCACCGCTTACCCCATCGTCTTCCGTCAGATCCGCGGCTGGTCCCTGGGGCTCTCCGGACTTGCCTTTTCCGGAATTGGCATTGGCTGCCTCATCACCATCGCCTGCGAACCGCTGATCCGCCGGCTGATCAACAGCCACAAAATCGACCCGGAAACGGGCAAAGTGGCCCCCGAAGCCATGGTGTCCATCGTCTGCATCTCGGCCGTCCTCATCCCCGCCGGCGAGCTCTGGTTCGCTTGGACCTGCGCCCCAGCGTCAATCCACTGGGTCGTCCCCATCTTTGCAGGCGTCCTCTTCGGCGCCGGCAACACGGGCGTCTTCATCTATGCGTCCAACTACCTCACACAGAGTTACGGGGTGTATGCCGCGTCGGCCATGGCGGGTAACTCCGTCATTCGGAGTATCCTGGGAGGTGTGTTGCCCTTAGTGGGCTCGTATATGTACGCGGGGATCGGGCCCAACTGGTCGGGGACGCTGCTTGGATTGCTCGAAGTGGCCATCATCCCGATTCCGTTTGTTTTCTACAAATACGGGTATAAGATCCGCCGGAAGAGCGCGCTGATTATGCGCATGCAGATGGATCAGATGCGACTGGAGGGGAAGCGAAAACGGCTGGTGCAGCGCACAGAGGGCAACGCGGCAACTGAGCAGGTGAAGGTGGAGGTTTAG